The following coding sequences are from one Diceros bicornis minor isolate mBicDic1 chromosome 32 unlocalized genomic scaffold, mDicBic1.mat.cur SUPER_32_unloc_2, whole genome shotgun sequence window:
- the LOC131402214 gene encoding ral-GDS-related protein-like isoform X7: MMDAELFQKVVPSQCLGSTWGKRNKPGNEHLAPTLRANVDHFRRIANLVTTTCLGDPSMMAQDRASVVERWIQVAQECEILKNFSSPCNVISALQKTSICHLKNTWERALKNLRSAIAKTSP; this comes from the exons atgatggatgcg gagctcttccagaaggtggtaccctctcagtgtctgggctccacctggggcaagaggaacaagcccggcaatgagcacctggcacccaccctCCGGGCCAacgtcgaccacttcagaaggatTGCCAACCTCGTcaccaccacctgcctcggggacccgagcatgatggcccaggacagggctagtgtggtggagcgctggatccaggtggcccag gagtgcgagatcctgaagaacttctcctcgccctgcaatgtcatctctgctctgcagaaaacatccatatgccacctgaagaacacatgggagag agctctgaaaaacttaaggagcgctatagccaagacgagtccttga